Proteins encoded by one window of Bactrocera oleae isolate idBacOlea1 chromosome 4, idBacOlea1, whole genome shotgun sequence:
- the LOC106618192 gene encoding uncharacterized protein, with protein sequence MKAFANLCIAIAVISIIACFDGAEGYTRRGGARGFRQDDVPEEVPQEFNSRARRAAADEAPEDAPQAFRERFRRAAEKSRDDAPGEAPQELNSRARRAADEVPEDAPQGLNERFRRAAVKTVDDAPGEVPQELDQHDRFRRSPKTMPDEVPKDAPQELYHLSDRQRRSPQMPPMPPMPPQMPSPDGIPMPPPPLMQS encoded by the exons ATGAAAGCATTCGCGAATTTGTGCATTGCCATCGCAGTGATTTCGATTATTGCTTGCTTCGATGGCGCTGAAGGATATACCAGGCGTGGCGGTGCGCGCGGCTTCCGGCAGGACGATGTGCCGGAGGAAGTGCCGCAAGAGTTCAACTCAAGG GCACGTCGCGCCGCAGCGGACGAAGCTCCAGAAGATGCGCCGCAAGCATTCAGAGAGAGG TTCCGTCGCGCTGCTGAAAAATCTCGGGATGACGCACCTGGAGAGGCGCCGCAGGAGCTCAATTCAAGG gcACGTCGCGCCGCAGACGAAGTACCGGAAGATGCGCCACAAGGACTAAACGAGAGA TTCCGTCGCGCTGCTGTAAAAACTGTGGATGATGCACCTGGCGAAGTGCCACAAGAGCTGGACCAGCATGATAGG TTCCGTCGGTCCCCAAAAACAATGCCTGATGAAGTACCAAAAGATGCACCGCAAGAACTGTATCACCTAAGTGACCGA caACGTCGCTCACCACAAATGCCGCCAATGCCTCCAATGCCACCACAAATGCCTAGCCCGGATGGCATACCAATGCCACCACCACCACTGATGCAATCTTAA